The proteins below come from a single Xyrauchen texanus isolate HMW12.3.18 chromosome 3, RBS_HiC_50CHRs, whole genome shotgun sequence genomic window:
- the LOC127622475 gene encoding UDP-glucuronosyltransferase 2C1-like isoform X1 yields the protein MRFIAFLLSLLTVFGPAKCGNILVWFTEASHWINLKIVLETLMDKGHLVTVLMPNATLYMDVRETDRFSYQHFNVSISANELQDHIEKLLHFTMYEMDQLNLLQVHIKFYEIFSKDQDICLLYCDGILKSSDLMDKLRHGKFDVMLADPIYACSEILAEQLKIPLVYTFRFSIAHTVERMCGQIPAPPSYVPGAMSKLTDKMSFTERIINMLFYLSQDALAISLWKKFDNYYTEYLGRPTSYCEMMAKADIWLIRTYWDFEFPRPFLPNFKYIGGIHCTPAKPLPKDMEAFVQSSGDDGIVVFTLGSMINNITKERSNTIASALAQIPQKVLWRYAGEKPETLSGNTRIYDWIPQNDLLGHPKTRAFITHGGTNGIYEAIYHGVPMVGIPLFADQPDNLVHMKAKGAAVIMDFNSMQTQDLVDGLNAVIKDPSYKENAMHLSRIHHDRPIKPLDESVFWIEFVMRNKGAKHLRVEAHNLTWYQYHCLDVFAFLITIVTVVLYIFYKMCKYFIMRCCFRSKRKSKKE from the exons ATGAGGTTCATAgcctttctcctttctctgctaACTGTGTTTGGCCCTGCAAAATGTGGGAATATTTTAGTCTGGTTTACTGAGGCCAGTCATTGGATTAATCTGAAAATTGTATTGGAAACGCTGATGGACAAAGGACACCTTGTAACTGTACTGATGCCAAATGCCACTCTTTACATGGATGTCAGAGAAACTGATCGCTTCTCCTACCAGCATTTTAATGTGTCCATCTCTGCAAATGAACTTCAGGATCACATTGAAAAACTTCTGCACTTCACCATGTATGAGATGGATCAGTTAAACCTTCTGCAGGTTCATATCAAGTTTTATGAGATTTTCTCCAAAGATCAGGACATCTGTCTTTTATACTGCGATGGAATTTTGAAATCTTCAGACTTGATGGACAAATTGCGGCATGGGAAGTTTGACGTCATGCTTGCCGACCCAATCTATGCTTGCAGTGAGATTTTAGCTGAACAGTTGAAAATTCCCTTGGTGTACACATTCCGATTCTCCATCGCTCACACTGTAGAGCGGATGTGTGGTCAGATACCGGCTCCACCATCATATGTTCCTGGAGCCATGAGTAAACTCACAGACAAGATGAGCTTTACTGAGCGAATCATCAACATGCTCTTCTACCTTTCTCAAGATGCTTTGGCCATAAGTCTGTGGAAGAAATTTGACAACTACTACACTGAATATTTAG GACGACCCACCTCATATTGTGAAATGATGGCAAAAGCCGATATCTGGTTAATCAGAACTTACTGGGACTTTGAGTTTCCGCGACCATTCTTGCCCAACTTCAAATACATAGGAGGGATTCACTGTACCCCTGCCAAACCTTTACCCAAG GATATGGAGGCATTTGTGCAGAGTTCAGGTGATGATGGGATAGTGGTGTTCACTCTTGGATCCATGATAAACAACATTACCAAAGAGAGGAGCAATACGATCGCCTCTGCACTGGCACAAATACCTCAGAAG GTCTTATGGAGATACGCTGGAGAGAAGCCAGAGACTCTTAGTGGGAACACCAGAATCTATGACTGGATCCCTCAGAATGATTTACTGG GTCACCCCAAAACTAGAGCTTTCATCACTCATGGTGGCACAAATGGCATATATGAGGCCATATATCATGGTGTTCCAATGGTGGGGATTCCCTTGTTTGCGGACCAGCCAGATAATTTGGTCCATATGAAGGCCAAGGGGGCTGCTGTTATCATGGACTTCAACAGCATGCAGACTCAAGACCTGGTGGACGGACTCAACGCTGTCATTAAGGACCCCTC GTACAAAGAGAATGCCATGCATTTGTCCAGGATTCATCATGACAGACCAATTAAGCCTTTGGATGAGTCAGTGTTCTGGATAGAGTTTGTCATGCGTAATAAGGGTGCTAAACACCTGCGTGTGGAGGCCCATAACCTTACCTGGTACCAGTACCATTGTCTGGATGTGTTCGCTTTTCTCATCACTATAGTGACTGTAGTCCTCTATATCTtctataaaatgtgtaaatacttCATAATGCGTTGCTGTTTTAGATCAAAGCGTAAAAGCAAAAAAGAGTGA
- the LOC127633246 gene encoding T-cell acute lymphocytic leukemia protein 2-like, protein MTRKVFTNTRERWRQHNVNTAFAELRKLIPTHPPEKKLSKNEILRLAMRYINFLVTLLGNQDGEPSAHSQAALLTLLTGNMQNLRTDRTWNSDTDPPSPGSSCDSSEAW, encoded by the coding sequence ATGACCAGGAAGGTGTTCACCAACACTCGTGAGCGCTGGCGCCAACATAATGTCAATACTGCCTTTGCAGAGCTGCGGAAACTCATCCCCACTCACCCACCTGAGAAAAAGCTCAGTAAGAATGAGATTCTACGGCTGGCTATGCGCTACATCAATTTTCTGGTAACTCTGTTGGGAAACCAGGACGGAGAACCATCAGCTCACTCTCAAGCCGCACTTCTCACACTGCTTACGGGGAACATGCAAAACCTGCGCACTGACCGCACCTGGAACAGCGACACTGACCCACCCTCGCCTGGATCCAGCTGCGACAGTTCCGAAGCCTGGTAG